The following are from one region of the Endozoicomonas sp. 4G genome:
- the focA gene encoding formate transporter FocA, translating to MQTDNIPQSGCVPPSEIARLAEDAAVGKTKKHPEVTFVLAVLAGIFISLAGMFYTIVTTGTEGLPYGMAKLVGGLTFSMGLMMVILCGAELFTSNTLLLMGRATRRINIAQITKNWTLVYFGNMAGAFLMVALLMGASQYQGAHGNLGINYMYVANSKMGHTFIQAMLLGILCNLVVCLTYWMSLSARSAAGKMLACVLPVACFLSAGFEHSVANMFLLPMGWLIKTIATPEFWAATGYSADAFSNITIFNMIVMNIIPATLGNIIGGGVMVGLSNWFVHLRERD from the coding sequence ATGCAAACTGATAACATTCCACAATCTGGCTGCGTGCCTCCCTCTGAAATTGCCCGCCTGGCTGAAGATGCCGCTGTCGGTAAAACCAAAAAACACCCGGAAGTGACCTTTGTCCTTGCGGTTCTGGCCGGTATTTTTATTTCTCTGGCGGGTATGTTTTACACCATCGTCACCACCGGAACCGAGGGGCTGCCCTATGGTATGGCCAAGCTGGTTGGTGGACTGACTTTCAGTATGGGCCTGATGATGGTCATACTCTGTGGAGCCGAACTGTTCACCAGTAACACCCTGTTGCTGATGGGTCGGGCCACTCGTCGCATCAATATTGCCCAGATCACCAAGAACTGGACACTGGTCTACTTCGGTAACATGGCCGGAGCCTTTTTGATGGTGGCATTACTAATGGGAGCGAGCCAGTACCAGGGAGCCCACGGTAACCTTGGTATCAACTATATGTATGTTGCCAATTCCAAAATGGGACACACTTTCATTCAGGCCATGCTACTGGGGATCTTGTGTAATCTTGTTGTCTGTCTCACCTACTGGATGAGCCTGAGCGCACGTTCCGCAGCCGGTAAAATGTTGGCCTGCGTACTGCCCGTTGCCTGCTTTCTGTCAGCCGGATTTGAGCACTCCGTTGCCAATATGTTCCTGCTCCCTATGGGCTGGCTGATCAAAACCATTGCCACGCCTGAATTCTGGGCAGCCACAGGCTACAGCGCTGACGCTTTCAGTAATATTACGATTTTCAATATGATTGTTATGAACATCATCCCTGCAACCCTCGGTAACATTATTGGTGGTGGTGTCATGGTCGGTTTGAGCAACTGGTTTGTTCACCTTCGCGAGCGTGACTGA
- a CDS encoding MFS transporter: protein MRSFLKCSVVPDGYSKEQHERYSRLRLQILFGAFLSYSAYYLVRKNFVMVMPDLIAEGYSKSELGIALSALALSYGISNLAMGYLADRIDVRKLMPLCLVGSAVISLFLGFSPVLQLPLIIIAVTLALNGCIQGSGWPCSAKLIAHWFVRQERGTAMSIWNLSHNVGCGLLGPIAIMAVTLFGCWQSKLYFPAFIAIIVAILGYLLLRDRPSQCQLPPPAPELPEELEIEQHKTSFIRTLQLFKQHCLTMPPLWILAIVNACVYFIRYGVIDWAPVYLTETKGFSFNASSWAFFAFEYAAIPGTLICGYMSDKHFKGKRAPMNALFMALVLISVIAYWNSPPGNTTHAVLSLISTGFLIYGPVMLVHVHIIDLVPLPFAATAAGFCGLFGYIFGATSANLLLGKVLDLYGWDACFQLLAGASFLALLLLLLLWLWENRHPDPTTEFSPTTPQAMTLSSSK, encoded by the coding sequence ATGAGATCTTTCCTTAAATGCTCTGTAGTCCCTGATGGTTATTCCAAAGAACAGCACGAACGCTATTCAAGATTACGATTACAGATTCTGTTCGGGGCTTTCCTTTCTTATTCGGCCTATTACCTGGTTCGGAAAAACTTTGTCATGGTCATGCCCGACCTGATTGCAGAAGGCTATAGCAAATCCGAACTCGGCATAGCTTTATCAGCCCTGGCCCTCAGTTATGGCATCAGCAACCTGGCCATGGGTTACCTGGCCGACCGGATTGATGTCCGCAAGCTGATGCCCCTGTGCCTGGTGGGTTCGGCGGTGATTTCTCTGTTTCTTGGCTTTTCGCCGGTGCTTCAGCTGCCACTGATTATTATCGCAGTGACTCTGGCTCTTAATGGCTGTATACAGGGCTCAGGATGGCCGTGCAGTGCCAAATTGATTGCCCACTGGTTCGTCAGGCAAGAGCGTGGCACCGCCATGAGTATCTGGAATCTGTCGCATAATGTCGGCTGTGGCCTGCTGGGGCCCATTGCCATAATGGCAGTAACGCTCTTTGGTTGCTGGCAAAGCAAGCTCTACTTTCCGGCTTTTATCGCCATCATTGTTGCCATATTGGGTTATCTGCTTTTACGGGACAGACCTTCTCAGTGTCAGCTCCCCCCGCCTGCTCCGGAGTTGCCGGAAGAACTGGAGATAGAACAGCACAAAACCTCTTTTATCCGAACGCTTCAGCTGTTCAAACAGCATTGTCTAACCATGCCTCCGCTCTGGATTCTGGCCATCGTCAATGCCTGTGTTTATTTTATTCGTTACGGTGTTATTGACTGGGCCCCGGTCTACCTGACGGAAACCAAGGGCTTCAGCTTCAACGCTTCGAGCTGGGCTTTTTTTGCTTTTGAGTATGCCGCTATTCCCGGCACCCTGATTTGTGGCTACATGAGCGATAAACATTTCAAAGGCAAGCGCGCTCCCATGAATGCCCTGTTTATGGCATTGGTTCTCATTTCGGTCATTGCCTACTGGAACTCACCACCGGGCAACACCACTCATGCCGTTCTCTCACTGATCTCCACCGGCTTTTTAATCTACGGCCCGGTCATGCTGGTGCACGTTCATATCATTGATCTGGTACCTCTACCCTTTGCCGCCACGGCAGCCGGCTTCTGTGGACTTTTCGGGTATATCTTCGGAGCCACTTCTGCCAACCTGTTACTGGGGAAAGTACTCGACCTTTACGGCTGGGATGCCTGCTTCCAATTGTTAGCCGGTGCCAGCTTTCTGGCCCTGCTATTGCTCTTACTCCTCTGGCTATGGGAAAACAGGCACCCTGACCCTACCACTGAGTTCAGCCCGACCACACCCCAGGCCATGACCCTCTCTTCCTCAAAATAG
- the parE gene encoding DNA topoisomerase IV subunit B, translating to MRNDYTAEAIEVLSGLDPVRKRPGMYTDTTRPNHLAQEIIDNSVDEALAGFASKIKVVLHKDNSLEVTDDGRGMPTDIHPEHGITGIELILTRLHAGGKFSNKNYQFSGGLHGVGVSVVNALSTRLEVTVRREAKVSLITFRDGYKDQDLHEIDTCGRRNTGTTVRFWPDASYFDSAKFSVTKLKHVLRAKAVLCPGLSIEFVDHHTGDSEEWLYEDGLTDYLKGSIRGYETLPQEPFTGSLQGEKEAVDWAVQWLPEGGELLTESYVNLIPTPLGGTHVNGLRTGLLEAMREFCEFRNLLPKSVKLSPDDIWENCSYVLSAKLADPQFSGQTKERLSSRECAAFISGVAKDAFSLWLNQHHAEGELLAELCINNAQKRMRKSKKVARKKVTQGPALPGKLADCSSQDLNYTELFLVEGDSAGGSAKQARDREYQAILPLRGKILNTWEVDSSEVLASREIHDISVALGVDPGSDQLDGLRYGKICILADADSDGLHIATLLCALFVQHFRPLVEQGHIYVAMPPLYRVDVAKEVYYALDEAEKEGVLERIRAEKKRGKVNVQRFKGLGEMNPLQLRETTMSADTRRLVQLTLEDFELTREEMDMLLAKKRAGDRKSWLEAKGDLVEIS from the coding sequence ATGCGTAACGACTATACAGCTGAAGCCATTGAGGTACTCAGTGGCCTGGACCCGGTTCGCAAACGTCCGGGCATGTACACCGACACGACCCGGCCCAACCACCTGGCCCAGGAAATCATCGACAACAGTGTCGACGAAGCACTGGCCGGGTTTGCCAGCAAAATCAAGGTTGTCCTGCACAAGGACAACTCGCTGGAAGTCACTGATGATGGCCGGGGTATGCCTACGGATATTCATCCGGAACACGGAATCACCGGCATCGAACTGATCCTGACCCGGCTGCACGCCGGTGGTAAATTCTCTAACAAGAACTATCAGTTCTCCGGTGGTCTGCACGGTGTCGGTGTGTCCGTTGTCAACGCACTGTCGACACGTCTTGAAGTCACCGTGCGCAGAGAGGCAAAAGTCTCTTTGATCACTTTCAGGGATGGCTACAAAGATCAGGATCTACACGAGATCGACACCTGTGGCCGCCGCAATACTGGTACAACCGTTCGTTTTTGGCCCGATGCCAGCTACTTTGATTCAGCCAAATTCTCAGTCACCAAACTCAAGCACGTACTGCGGGCCAAAGCCGTGCTCTGCCCCGGCCTGAGCATCGAGTTTGTCGATCACCACACTGGTGATAGCGAGGAGTGGCTCTACGAAGATGGCCTGACCGACTACCTGAAAGGTTCGATCCGGGGCTACGAAACCCTGCCACAGGAACCCTTCACAGGTTCACTGCAAGGTGAAAAAGAAGCAGTCGACTGGGCCGTGCAATGGCTTCCTGAAGGCGGGGAACTGCTGACCGAAAGTTACGTCAACCTGATTCCCACCCCCCTGGGCGGAACGCACGTCAATGGTTTAAGAACCGGCTTGCTGGAAGCGATGCGCGAATTCTGTGAATTCCGCAACCTTTTACCCAAAAGTGTCAAACTGAGCCCGGACGATATCTGGGAAAACTGCTCCTATGTTCTCTCAGCTAAACTGGCTGATCCCCAGTTCTCAGGTCAAACCAAAGAACGCCTGTCTTCAAGAGAGTGCGCTGCCTTTATTTCCGGCGTTGCCAAAGATGCCTTCAGTCTCTGGCTGAACCAGCACCATGCAGAAGGTGAGCTGCTGGCAGAACTGTGCATCAACAACGCCCAGAAGCGGATGCGCAAGTCTAAAAAAGTGGCCCGAAAAAAAGTCACCCAGGGACCCGCCCTGCCCGGCAAGCTGGCAGACTGCTCAAGCCAGGACTTGAACTACACCGAATTATTCCTGGTAGAAGGTGACTCTGCCGGAGGCTCTGCCAAACAGGCACGGGATCGTGAATACCAGGCGATTCTGCCACTGCGCGGTAAAATCCTGAACACTTGGGAAGTGGATTCCAGCGAAGTACTGGCGTCTCGTGAGATTCATGATATTTCCGTCGCCCTGGGCGTTGACCCGGGTTCAGACCAACTCGACGGACTGCGCTACGGCAAAATCTGCATTCTGGCCGATGCCGACTCCGATGGCCTGCACATTGCCACCCTGCTCTGTGCTTTGTTCGTGCAACACTTCCGACCCCTGGTAGAGCAGGGACATATCTACGTCGCCATGCCTCCCCTTTACCGGGTCGATGTCGCCAAAGAAGTTTACTACGCTCTCGATGAAGCTGAAAAAGAAGGTGTTCTGGAGCGAATCAGGGCCGAAAAGAAACGCGGCAAAGTCAACGTGCAGCGCTTCAAGGGTCTGGGTGAAATGAATCCGCTGCAACTTCGTGAAACCACCATGTCTGCCGACACTCGTCGTTTGGTTCAGTTAACGCTGGAAGACTTTGAGCTTACCCGTGAAGAGATGGATATGCTGTTGGCTAAAAAACGGGCTGGCGATCGTAAGAGCTGGCTGGAGGCTAAAGGGGATTTGGTGGAGATTTCTTGA
- a CDS encoding phytase codes for MNSKSALIVPLSILLGGCPLDDDNPVTNLDNDTAELSTTLKTNRSYDDIADAAVWVSEENNDHNLLVVTLEGDGLAAFDAQGQEVFYEEGIKTLGADIRYNIIDSNNNHIDLLAVGLPDDEAIGFYHIENSSDNRLIKLNEIETGFAAESICLYQNITTKDLTATLVSEEGKARQYKLKYDGTSIKSVLEDEQGNPKHVREFSVGGELSACVVDDETSTLYIAEKDIGIWAYGADVENVKERRLVDSVEPLGNLGEIEGLELAYSTDGNGYLVVADEIKGLALYQRNNTNDYVTSFTINGIDETKALAIAPDAFWVANTEADAPVYEKLLTSSLTDFLYSKNIRFPTLVSHRELSVEGVALVKTSGETVAVDDDGDAADDPAFWLNPDEPSKSLILATNKQAGLMAYNLNGEELQFLNQDQNGNDIEPNNIDLRNNIRLESGETISLAAASNRKNNTIALYKIQAADGQDPIVPITVVGPSAHSEVPELASNLSEVYGLCMYAHNGNAYVFVNGKDGKVEQWELTSVAEGFEGEIVRTLSVNSQPEGCVVDDETDTLYLGEENYGIWAFDAQPNAGTEATELARIDNKTLTADVEGLTLFNNGFVKYLIASSQGSNSYTIYDLNNNNEVVGTFALIGDDSKGLDGASDTDGIDVIAADLGENYPEGLFIAQDWYNIDKNYENENQNFKLASWKSIMDAIQN; via the coding sequence ATGAATTCAAAATCAGCTTTGATTGTTCCACTGTCTATTCTGTTGGGTGGTTGCCCCCTTGATGATGACAATCCTGTAACTAATCTCGACAACGATACAGCAGAGCTATCAACCACACTGAAAACTAATCGAAGTTACGATGACATTGCCGATGCAGCTGTCTGGGTCAGCGAAGAAAATAATGATCACAACTTATTGGTTGTTACTCTAGAAGGCGATGGTCTGGCCGCCTTTGATGCACAAGGGCAGGAAGTGTTTTACGAAGAAGGCATTAAAACTCTTGGTGCCGATATTCGTTACAACATCATAGACAGCAATAATAACCATATTGATTTGCTGGCTGTAGGTTTGCCAGATGATGAAGCTATAGGCTTCTATCACATTGAAAACTCTTCTGACAACCGATTAATTAAGCTTAATGAAATAGAGACAGGGTTTGCTGCTGAGTCTATTTGCCTTTATCAAAACATCACCACTAAAGATCTGACGGCAACGCTGGTTTCTGAGGAAGGCAAGGCTCGCCAATACAAACTGAAATATGACGGAACAAGTATAAAAAGTGTCCTTGAAGACGAGCAAGGCAACCCCAAGCATGTCCGTGAGTTCTCTGTAGGTGGAGAGTTGAGTGCCTGTGTTGTCGATGACGAAACCTCTACGCTTTATATTGCCGAAAAGGATATTGGTATCTGGGCGTACGGAGCAGATGTTGAGAACGTAAAAGAGCGGCGTCTGGTCGATAGCGTAGAGCCACTGGGTAATCTGGGCGAAATTGAAGGTTTGGAACTGGCTTACAGCACCGATGGCAATGGCTATCTGGTAGTGGCTGATGAAATAAAAGGACTGGCTCTCTATCAACGCAATAACACAAACGACTATGTTACTTCATTTACTATTAACGGCATTGATGAGACTAAAGCGCTGGCAATAGCACCAGATGCTTTCTGGGTAGCCAATACCGAAGCGGACGCCCCTGTTTATGAAAAGCTGCTGACTTCCAGTCTGACAGATTTCCTTTACTCTAAAAATATCAGATTCCCAACTCTGGTCAGTCACCGCGAGCTCAGCGTTGAAGGGGTAGCCCTGGTAAAAACCAGTGGAGAAACTGTTGCTGTTGATGATGATGGCGATGCAGCTGATGACCCTGCTTTCTGGCTAAACCCTGACGAACCCAGTAAAAGTTTAATTCTTGCCACAAACAAACAAGCGGGACTCATGGCTTACAACCTGAATGGTGAAGAGTTGCAGTTTCTGAATCAAGATCAAAACGGGAATGACATCGAACCCAATAATATTGATCTTAGAAATAATATTCGTCTTGAAAGTGGCGAGACTATTTCTCTGGCCGCAGCTTCTAACCGCAAGAATAACACCATTGCACTTTATAAAATTCAGGCTGCAGATGGACAAGACCCGATAGTTCCCATTACGGTAGTGGGTCCTTCCGCACATTCTGAGGTACCAGAGCTGGCCTCCAACCTGAGCGAAGTTTATGGCCTCTGTATGTATGCCCACAATGGTAATGCTTATGTTTTTGTGAATGGTAAAGACGGCAAAGTAGAGCAGTGGGAGTTAACTTCCGTTGCTGAAGGGTTTGAAGGTGAAATAGTTCGCACTTTATCCGTGAATAGCCAGCCAGAGGGCTGTGTGGTCGATGACGAAACTGACACTTTGTATCTCGGCGAAGAAAACTACGGCATCTGGGCTTTCGATGCTCAGCCAAATGCCGGAACTGAAGCCACAGAGTTGGCCCGCATTGACAATAAAACCCTGACTGCTGACGTAGAAGGTTTGACGCTCTTCAATAATGGCTTTGTTAAATATCTGATTGCTTCCAGCCAGGGAAGTAATAGTTATACCATTTATGATTTGAACAATAACAATGAGGTAGTGGGAACTTTTGCTCTTATCGGTGACGACAGCAAAGGGCTGGATGGAGCAAGTGATACAGATGGTATTGATGTGATCGCTGCCGATCTGGGGGAAAACTATCCGGAAGGATTATTTATCGCCCAAGATTGGTACAACATTGATAAAAACTACGAAAATGAAAACCAGAACTTTAAACTAGCAAGCTGGAAGTCCATTATGGATGCGATTCAGAATTAA